The proteins below come from a single Cylindrospermopsis raciborskii Cr2010 genomic window:
- the cysC gene encoding adenylyl-sulfate kinase, which produces MKSTNIQHTEHLVSPFDRCLKNGHRNGILWFTGLSGSGKTTLAFELERILFQKGWYTFVLDGDNMRHGLCADLGFSAADRAENMRRVGQVAKLFAESGCLVITAFISPYRKDREQIRILSGDLFHEVYIATPLEICEQRDPKGLYAKARCGEIESFTGISAPYEPPKAPDLRVETSQLSVEESLEQLIEYVVNNFTLTQ; this is translated from the coding sequence ATGAAATCAACGAATATTCAACATACAGAACATCTTGTGTCCCCATTTGATCGTTGTTTAAAGAATGGTCACCGAAATGGGATTCTATGGTTTACTGGACTATCAGGATCAGGTAAAACAACTCTAGCTTTCGAATTAGAGCGGATTTTGTTCCAAAAGGGCTGGTATACTTTTGTCCTTGATGGTGACAATATGCGTCATGGATTATGTGCTGACCTAGGATTTTCTGCTGCTGATCGCGCAGAAAACATGCGTCGCGTTGGCCAGGTGGCCAAACTCTTTGCGGAGTCAGGTTGTCTAGTCATTACTGCTTTCATTTCACCTTACAGGAAAGACCGGGAGCAAATCCGGATTCTGTCCGGAGATCTATTTCATGAAGTATATATTGCAACTCCACTGGAAATTTGTGAACAACGTGACCCCAAGGGACTCTATGCAAAAGCACGCTGTGGAGAAATTGAGTCCTTTACGGGAATCAGCGCCCCCTACGAACCACCCAAAGCGCCAGATTTACGGGTAGAAACTTCTCAACTTTCTGTCGAGGAAAGCTTAGAACAGCTAATCGAATACGTGGTAAATAATTTTACTCTTACCCAGTAG
- a CDS encoding glycosyltransferase family 2 protein, translating to MLSFSIVIPTYNRHEKLKNCLDSLAGLHYPNHQFEVIIVDDGSYNSLDSFVQTYQAQLNLTLICQQNSGPAKARNTGANVAKGQYLAFTDDDCTPDPNWLYTLENAFSQFPIALLGGKTINGLPKNSYSTASQLLIDYIYEYYNIDSAQPKFFASNNFAVARDLFNQLGQFDITFPSAAGEDREFCDRWLFHGYSLHYVPQAMVYHFHDLNLPKFWRQHFNYGCGAFYYHQIRSQRNQVSIKVEPLHFYWRLLLYPFGKKYHYLSKIFLSGLLFISQLANICGFFKTKLENI from the coding sequence ATGCTAAGCTTTTCCATTGTTATTCCTACCTATAATCGTCATGAAAAATTAAAAAATTGTTTGGACTCCCTAGCTGGTCTGCACTACCCAAATCATCAATTTGAAGTTATTATTGTTGACGACGGAAGTTACAACTCTTTAGATAGTTTTGTTCAAACCTATCAAGCTCAACTAAATCTTACCCTAATTTGTCAACAAAACTCAGGACCTGCTAAAGCTAGGAATACGGGTGCTAATGTAGCAAAAGGTCAATACTTAGCATTTACTGATGATGACTGTACTCCCGATCCTAATTGGCTCTATACCCTAGAAAACGCCTTCTCTCAGTTCCCGATTGCCCTTTTAGGGGGAAAAACAATCAACGGCTTGCCAAAAAATTCTTATTCTACAGCTAGTCAATTACTTATTGATTATATTTATGAGTATTACAATATAGATTCTGCGCAACCTAAATTTTTCGCTTCTAATAATTTTGCTGTTGCTAGGGACTTATTTAACCAACTGGGTCAATTTGATATTACTTTTCCTTCAGCAGCTGGAGAAGACAGGGAATTTTGCGATCGCTGGCTATTTCATGGATATTCTTTACATTATGTTCCTCAGGCAATGGTCTACCATTTCCATGATCTAAATTTACCGAAATTTTGGCGACAACATTTTAATTATGGCTGTGGTGCATTTTATTATCATCAAATTCGGTCTCAGCGTAATCAAGTATCCATAAAGGTTGAGCCATTGCACTTTTACTGGCGGTTATTACTTTATCCATTCGGGAAAAAATATCATTACCTGTCCAAAATATTTCTTTCTGGTTTATTATTTATCTCACAATTAGCTAACATTTGCGGGTTTTTTAAAACCAAATTGGAAAATATTTAG
- a CDS encoding glycosyltransferase family 4 protein, with protein sequence MKILLITDYATPTGGAEILTIALRDGLRSRGHDARLLASSARPLNAQSQADYHCFGTTSSFRTLLQTANFWAFRKLKQILAEFQPDVVHVTLFLTQLSPLILPLLQNIPSLYYAVWYRSICPTGTKILPNGTACQVKMGMACYQNHCLPLWDWLPLMLQMKLWQRWCNAFDLFIAPSQAVKEHLMKAGIKSVEIVWHGTPIQPQRPPLRSPPTVAFAGRLVKEKGAEVLLKAFALVVHQIPEAKLLLVGDGSEREALKQKINDLNITANVFMPGLVSRLETEKLFSTAWVQVVPSLWPEPFGTVVIEAMMRGTAVVVSASGGLPEIVKNNDTGLVVPSKNYKALAAALLQILHNREWAERMGKRAREVAKTQYSHDIYVDRFLEKYQKICCMRY encoded by the coding sequence ATGAAAATTTTGCTAATTACTGATTATGCCACACCAACAGGGGGGGCAGAAATATTGACCATCGCACTAAGAGATGGATTGCGATCGCGCGGTCACGATGCCCGTCTACTTGCTAGTTCTGCTCGTCCTCTGAATGCCCAAAGCCAAGCAGATTACCATTGTTTTGGCACAACATCTAGTTTTCGTACCTTATTGCAAACAGCTAACTTTTGGGCTTTTAGGAAGTTAAAACAAATCCTGGCTGAATTTCAGCCTGATGTGGTTCACGTAACACTATTTTTAACTCAACTTTCACCGTTAATACTACCTTTACTCCAAAATATCCCCAGTCTTTACTATGCAGTTTGGTATCGGTCTATTTGTCCCACTGGTACTAAAATCCTACCTAATGGAACAGCTTGCCAAGTAAAAATGGGTATGGCTTGTTATCAGAATCATTGCTTACCTTTATGGGATTGGTTGCCATTAATGCTTCAAATGAAATTGTGGCAACGTTGGTGTAATGCCTTCGACTTATTTATAGCCCCTAGTCAAGCTGTAAAAGAACATTTAATGAAGGCAGGAATTAAATCCGTTGAGATAGTTTGGCATGGCACACCAATTCAACCCCAACGTCCCCCCCTGAGATCACCACCAACAGTAGCATTTGCCGGACGACTAGTCAAAGAAAAGGGTGCAGAGGTATTGTTAAAAGCTTTTGCTTTGGTAGTGCATCAAATACCAGAAGCAAAGTTATTGCTGGTGGGAGATGGATCTGAAAGAGAAGCTTTAAAACAAAAAATCAATGACTTAAATATTACCGCTAATGTTTTTATGCCTGGATTAGTGTCACGACTGGAAACAGAGAAATTATTCTCTACCGCGTGGGTACAGGTAGTTCCATCTCTGTGGCCGGAACCCTTTGGTACAGTTGTGATTGAAGCTATGATGCGTGGAACCGCAGTAGTAGTCAGTGCATCTGGTGGTCTGCCTGAGATTGTTAAAAATAATGATACTGGCTTAGTAGTACCATCTAAAAACTATAAAGCATTAGCTGCTGCGTTGTTGCAGATACTACACAATCGGGAATGGGCAGAACGGATGGGTAAAAGAGCAAGAGAAGTCGCTAAAACTCAGTATAGTCATGATATTTACGTAGATAGATTTTTAGAAAAATACCAAAAGATATGTTGTATGCGATACTGA
- a CDS encoding glycosyltransferase — protein sequence MNLFTELSISVIIPVHNGGDSFRQCLSSISISQIRPREVIVVADGDADNSWQVATDWGAKVMRVKEKSGPAQARNLGANAAQGDILFFVDADVAIAPDTINRVKFTFEEDVNLAALIGSYDDAPGASNFLSQYKNLFHHYTHQNANEDAFTFWGACGAIRRDVFLAIGGFDEGYRRPCVEDIELGYRLKAAGYKIKLVKSLQVKHLKRWEIISLIKADVCDRALPWTQLILRQGKMPSDLNLGWSSRLSVVLVYLFLLSLVACWWQWELFIFAAVICIVLVSVNAAAYRFFVEKRGVLFTFGVLFWHWLYYFYSGLAFVVGIFLLKFSKNTGWKT from the coding sequence ATGAATTTGTTCACAGAGCTATCAATTTCGGTGATCATTCCTGTTCACAATGGTGGTGACAGTTTCCGCCAGTGTTTGTCAAGTATTAGCATATCCCAAATTCGTCCCAGAGAAGTTATTGTAGTGGCTGATGGCGATGCAGATAATTCTTGGCAAGTAGCAACAGACTGGGGTGCTAAAGTTATGAGAGTCAAGGAAAAGAGTGGACCTGCACAAGCGAGAAATTTAGGGGCAAATGCAGCTCAAGGAGATATCCTGTTTTTTGTGGATGCTGATGTAGCCATAGCTCCAGACACAATCAATCGGGTCAAATTTACCTTTGAAGAAGATGTAAATCTAGCAGCATTGATTGGTTCCTATGATGATGCTCCAGGAGCAAGTAATTTTCTTTCTCAATACAAAAACCTTTTTCACCACTATACCCATCAAAATGCCAATGAGGATGCTTTCACTTTTTGGGGAGCTTGCGGTGCGATTCGCCGTGATGTCTTTTTGGCTATAGGTGGTTTTGATGAAGGTTATCGTCGTCCTTGTGTGGAAGATATTGAGTTAGGTTATCGTTTAAAAGCAGCAGGGTACAAAATTAAACTAGTTAAGTCATTGCAAGTAAAACACTTGAAACGGTGGGAAATTATATCTTTAATTAAAGCGGATGTGTGCGATCGCGCTTTACCCTGGACTCAATTGATACTCCGCCAGGGGAAAATGCCTTCCGATCTGAATCTTGGTTGGTCAAGTCGGCTAAGTGTAGTTCTAGTTTACTTGTTTCTATTGAGTTTAGTTGCTTGTTGGTGGCAGTGGGAACTATTTATTTTTGCTGCCGTTATATGTATAGTACTAGTAAGTGTTAATGCGGCAGCTTACCGCTTTTTCGTTGAAAAGCGAGGTGTTTTATTTACGTTTGGCGTGTTATTTTGGCATTGGTTGTACTATTTTTACAGTGGTTTAGCCTTTGTAGTGGGTATATTTTTGTTAAAATTCTCCAAAAATACTGGATGGAAAACTTGA
- a CDS encoding NAD(P)/FAD-dependent oxidoreductase: MLQANQKKVLIIGAGPAGLTTAYHLVHQGVYPIILEQTNKVGGISRTETYKGYHIDIGGHRFYTKVEEIQQIWVEILGNNFQKVDRLSRIYYNGKFFNYPLEVTDALSNLGFIKSFLVLLSYLQAKIKPDPVEENFEQWVCNRFGKRLYETFFKSYTEKVWGIPCTKIRADWAAQRIQGMSLTTTIINSLKKTQQIKSLIKEFYYPELGPGMMWEKCQEIISNKGGTTYFSTVVHQVYHRDHRIKKITVQQENKTFDLEADQFVSSMPLTGLILALDPPAPKAVLQAAGNLKYRDFLIVALIINEVDLFPDNWIYVHSPAFCVGRIQNFKNWSLAMVPDRSKTCVGMEYFCNQGDQLWSMSDSELIDFASREIVGLSLLQNINKIEDGTVIRQLKAYPVYDEEYRHNLQVIQDYLKTFNNLQSIGRNGMHRYNNQDHSMLTGLLAAKNILGENHDLWDVNTERSYYEDMKSSQKTRPWTNLNS, from the coding sequence TTGCTACAAGCTAATCAAAAGAAGGTGTTAATTATCGGTGCTGGACCTGCTGGATTAACAACAGCTTACCATCTGGTTCATCAGGGGGTTTATCCAATTATACTGGAACAAACTAATAAAGTTGGGGGTATTTCCCGTACGGAAACATATAAGGGATATCACATTGATATTGGCGGTCATAGGTTCTACACTAAAGTTGAAGAAATTCAGCAAATTTGGGTAGAGATATTGGGTAACAACTTTCAAAAAGTTGATAGACTATCGCGCATTTACTACAATGGCAAATTCTTTAACTATCCCTTAGAAGTAACTGACGCTTTATCAAACCTAGGATTCATTAAAAGTTTCCTAGTATTACTTAGTTACTTACAAGCTAAAATCAAACCTGATCCGGTAGAAGAAAATTTTGAACAGTGGGTGTGTAACCGCTTTGGTAAAAGGTTATATGAAACTTTTTTTAAAAGTTATACTGAAAAAGTTTGGGGTATTCCCTGTACAAAAATTAGAGCAGATTGGGCGGCACAAAGGATTCAAGGAATGTCATTAACAACAACAATTATTAATAGTTTGAAAAAAACACAACAAATTAAATCCTTAATTAAGGAATTTTACTATCCAGAATTAGGACCGGGGATGATGTGGGAAAAATGCCAAGAAATAATCTCCAATAAAGGGGGAACGACTTATTTTTCTACGGTAGTACATCAGGTTTACCACCGAGATCATCGGATTAAAAAAATTACTGTACAACAGGAAAATAAAACTTTTGATTTAGAAGCTGACCAGTTTGTTTCTAGTATGCCACTAACTGGTTTAATATTAGCGTTAGATCCACCAGCACCAAAAGCAGTTTTGCAAGCAGCAGGCAATTTGAAGTATCGAGATTTTTTGATTGTGGCTTTAATAATTAATGAGGTTGATTTATTTCCTGATAACTGGATTTATGTTCATAGTCCAGCGTTTTGTGTAGGAAGGATACAAAATTTCAAAAATTGGAGTCTGGCGATGGTTCCAGATAGAAGTAAAACCTGTGTAGGGATGGAATATTTTTGTAATCAAGGCGATCAACTTTGGTCAATGTCAGATAGTGAATTAATTGATTTTGCCAGTAGAGAAATTGTAGGTTTATCTCTATTACAAAATATAAATAAAATCGAAGATGGGACGGTAATTAGACAATTAAAAGCCTATCCTGTTTACGATGAGGAATATAGACACAATTTACAGGTCATTCAAGACTATTTAAAAACTTTTAATAATCTCCAAAGTATTGGACGTAATGGGATGCACCGTTATAATAATCAAGACCATTCCATGTTAACAGGACTATTAGCCGCGAAAAATATTTTAGGAGAGAATCACGACTTATGGGATGTGAACACAGAACGTTCCTATTATGAGGATATGAAGAGTTCACAAAAAACTAGACCCTGGACTAATCTCAACTCCTGA
- a CDS encoding ABC transporter permease: MKYEKISITFRLSWELFVRNMVARHRNSQLGYLWLILSPLVLAGTWIFLKRSGNFHIPETNIPYGPYVVTGVFLWQGFSRQLNSSLSHLSAFRHLFSKYHFPWEAIVLAGWAEAVVEFALSMGVLLVVLRLIGFGTLSTILFSLPLMASLLLLGGGVGLLLAPIGLLYEDIGQGTNLCLQLMFFLIPIVYPMPTEGIGKLVVEWNPVAVLLVAARETLLIGRVSMSFQTILASLISTGVAILALVFLRLARPHLAVRAG; the protein is encoded by the coding sequence ATGAAGTATGAAAAAATCAGTATCACGTTTCGTCTGAGCTGGGAACTTTTTGTTCGTAATATGGTGGCTCGCCACCGCAATAGTCAATTGGGCTATCTATGGTTGATTTTGTCGCCTCTGGTATTAGCTGGTACATGGATTTTCTTGAAACGTAGCGGGAATTTCCACATTCCAGAGACCAATATTCCCTACGGGCCCTATGTAGTCACAGGGGTGTTTCTCTGGCAGGGGTTTTCCCGACAACTTAATAGCTCCCTATCCCATCTTTCTGCCTTTCGGCACCTATTTAGTAAATATCACTTCCCATGGGAGGCAATCGTCCTGGCGGGTTGGGCTGAAGCCGTCGTTGAGTTTGCCCTCAGCATGGGTGTTCTCTTGGTGGTGCTGAGGCTGATTGGTTTTGGCACCCTCTCGACCATCCTATTCTCGCTACCTCTGATGGCAAGCCTACTGTTGTTAGGTGGTGGGGTGGGCCTACTACTAGCCCCCATCGGATTACTTTATGAGGATATTGGACAAGGCACCAATTTATGCCTGCAACTGATGTTTTTCCTAATTCCCATTGTTTATCCCATGCCCACGGAGGGAATAGGCAAGCTAGTGGTGGAGTGGAACCCTGTGGCTGTGTTACTGGTTGCTGCCCGCGAGACTCTTTTGATAGGCCGGGTTTCCATGTCCTTCCAGACCATCCTGGCCAGTTTGATATCTACGGGGGTGGCCATTCTGGCTTTAGTCTTTTTGAGGCTGGCCCGTCCCCATCTCGCCGTGAGGGCTGGCTGA
- a CDS encoding ABC transporter ATP-binding protein: MGERSILEIKGVSQRFSRSMRHALRYGVYDIFQQLMPSQGDRAGQLRPGEFWALRDVSFSLKAGESLGILGNNGAGKSTLLKLIAGIYRPTVGHVRVRGRIGAIIELGSAFAPNLSGRENIRLQALLHGYSPGLLRRQMEDILAFADLGDFIDSPVQHYSTGMRARLGFAVAVHGNPDLLLVDEVLAVGDLSFQNKCLRLVERFRQQGGAVVFVGHNPYQMQAACERGIILNQGCIHFDGSIVNAIDLVLDGAESASHQDPTLSTAGQFPIQAASDASACLLFEVESTAIAYQPPIPKARHGSATIDFTLVVHRSPIRLNGLAAIFPQQGSHAIAVSISDAVVLSPGLQKLTMAIPSLPLIPGSYLVKLCLIDESTSFSLWNQGWSDRPLDFHIPGEGCSHGNIAKSLSSKIFLASQIDVETSLPGDKRVEDEMWQ, encoded by the coding sequence ATGGGTGAGCGCAGTATACTAGAGATTAAGGGCGTTAGCCAGCGGTTTTCCCGCAGCATGCGCCATGCTTTGCGGTATGGGGTCTATGACATCTTCCAGCAACTCATGCCATCCCAGGGTGATCGGGCCGGACAGCTAAGACCTGGGGAGTTTTGGGCCCTACGTGATGTTAGTTTTTCCCTCAAGGCCGGGGAGTCATTGGGGATTTTAGGCAATAACGGCGCTGGCAAAAGCACCCTACTGAAGTTAATTGCTGGAATTTATCGGCCCACAGTCGGACACGTTCGAGTGAGGGGACGCATTGGTGCGATCATCGAGTTGGGCTCAGCTTTTGCCCCCAATCTATCGGGTCGGGAAAATATCCGTCTCCAGGCCCTGCTCCATGGCTACAGCCCAGGGTTATTACGTCGTCAAATGGAGGATATCCTGGCTTTTGCCGATCTAGGCGACTTTATTGATAGCCCGGTTCAGCACTACAGCACCGGCATGCGGGCTCGGCTGGGGTTTGCGGTAGCGGTGCACGGTAACCCCGACCTCTTACTGGTGGATGAGGTACTGGCCGTAGGCGATTTGTCCTTCCAAAATAAGTGCCTGCGACTGGTAGAAAGGTTTCGCCAACAGGGCGGGGCTGTAGTGTTCGTTGGCCATAATCCTTATCAAATGCAGGCGGCTTGTGAGCGTGGCATTATCCTCAACCAGGGTTGCATTCACTTCGATGGTTCGATTGTAAATGCCATCGATCTGGTGCTAGATGGCGCTGAATCAGCTTCACACCAAGACCCTACTTTGTCTACTGCGGGTCAGTTCCCAATCCAGGCGGCTAGTGATGCCAGCGCTTGCCTCCTCTTTGAGGTAGAAAGTACGGCCATTGCCTATCAACCACCGATCCCTAAGGCAAGGCACGGATCAGCTACAATAGATTTCACCTTGGTTGTCCACCGATCCCCAATCAGGCTGAACGGGCTAGCTGCCATTTTCCCTCAGCAGGGTTCCCATGCGATCGCAGTATCTATCAGCGATGCGGTGGTTTTATCCCCGGGTTTACAAAAACTGACGATGGCAATCCCATCTTTGCCCCTGATACCTGGCAGTTACCTGGTAAAACTCTGTTTGATCGATGAAAGTACTTCCTTTTCGCTATGGAACCAGGGTTGGTCAGATAGGCCGCTAGATTTCCACATCCCTGGAGAAGGATGTTCCCACGGAAATATCGCAAAGTCCCTGTCCTCAAAGATTTTTCTTGCCAGCCAGATTGATGTAGAAACCTCCTTACCGGGTGACAAGCGGGTTGAAGATGAGATGTGGCAATAA
- a CDS encoding phytanoyl-CoA dioxygenase family protein → MNRLFADLELQKQFLSTGYIQAPILSNLEVNYLLGEINKLCPHDSFNPHLDKKYYITYHCTSLDKNLDYRKKAFDLIKDIFEPYLKGFMPDFEILSCNFFIKPPYTGMLRIHQNWPVLDLDDTSVTLWCPLQDVDAHNGTLHLVPGSHKILPHVESIEAAVGFPYFKDFENALVEKYLQPMILKAGEGLIFDESLIHWTPANNSSRPRIAVQITAFPKNKTPVLYLRDKQHPERFEKFEISPEFYLTEELNEHAVRQHPRRSLGFVENKNRSISEAEFIQLLKQGNEIRHQIYARKQLFNSEEIPCEI, encoded by the coding sequence GTGAATCGTTTATTTGCAGACCTGGAATTACAAAAACAGTTCTTGTCTACTGGATATATCCAGGCCCCCATACTCTCTAACCTGGAAGTAAACTACCTACTAGGTGAAATTAATAAGCTATGCCCCCATGATAGCTTTAATCCCCACCTGGACAAAAAGTACTATATTACCTACCATTGCACGTCCCTTGATAAAAACTTGGATTATAGAAAGAAGGCTTTCGATCTGATAAAAGATATCTTTGAGCCCTATTTAAAGGGTTTCATGCCCGATTTTGAAATCCTGTCCTGTAACTTTTTTATCAAGCCTCCCTACACAGGGATGTTGAGAATTCACCAGAACTGGCCAGTTCTAGATTTAGATGATACCAGCGTTACACTGTGGTGCCCTTTACAGGATGTGGATGCCCATAACGGTACCCTGCATCTCGTTCCTGGTAGCCATAAAATTCTTCCCCATGTAGAAAGTATAGAAGCGGCCGTTGGTTTCCCCTACTTCAAAGACTTCGAAAACGCCCTGGTAGAAAAGTATCTTCAGCCTATGATATTGAAGGCTGGGGAAGGTCTGATCTTTGATGAGTCCTTAATTCATTGGACGCCAGCCAATAACTCGAGTAGGCCCCGCATCGCTGTCCAGATTACGGCTTTCCCAAAGAACAAGACTCCCGTTCTATACCTACGTGACAAGCAGCATCCAGAACGATTTGAGAAATTCGAAATCTCTCCAGAATTCTATCTGACGGAGGAGCTAAACGAGCATGCTGTGCGCCAACATCCGCGCAGGAGTCTGGGATTTGTAGAGAACAAAAATCGCTCCATATCCGAAGCAGAGTTCATTCAATTACTCAAACAAGGGAATGAGATTCGTCATCAGATCTACGCCAGAAAACAACTTTTTAACTCCGAGGAAATTCCATGCGAAATATAA
- a CDS encoding phytanoyl-CoA dioxygenase family protein yields the protein MRNIISNQSQNSHLIEKGYVQHQLLSASEIQYLLGEVRKLYPESMFLPKADESSDPDITTSYLASDIALREQVSQIIRETLSPHLDTLLENYRILACGLFVKAPKGGWFDLHYHPTAVEDLKHWVIDIWCPLQETDFSNGTFCAVPGSHKIFPRIIDCSPQDPPFYQGYAEEIRHQYSVAIPAKAGEAILFEDSLLHWSPQNLTDSPRYAIHCTCIPREATAVYIYLNPGDSKFEIYEVTDQFFIERTPSTEHDNLKLLAILPNKNPSYTFEEFKERMENCNTIRKSMFC from the coding sequence ATGCGAAATATAATCTCGAATCAGAGTCAAAACTCCCATCTGATTGAGAAGGGCTATGTTCAGCATCAGCTTTTATCAGCATCGGAAATTCAGTATTTATTGGGTGAGGTTCGTAAGCTTTATCCCGAAAGTATGTTTCTACCCAAAGCAGATGAATCTTCTGATCCTGACATTACGACGAGCTATCTGGCTAGTGATATAGCCCTGCGGGAACAGGTATCTCAAATTATCCGGGAAACCCTGTCCCCCCACCTAGACACCCTGCTGGAGAATTACCGTATTCTTGCCTGTGGATTATTTGTTAAGGCCCCAAAGGGTGGATGGTTTGATCTGCATTATCACCCAACTGCTGTTGAAGATCTAAAACACTGGGTTATTGATATCTGGTGTCCTTTACAGGAAACCGATTTTTCCAACGGTACATTTTGTGCTGTTCCCGGAAGTCATAAAATCTTTCCCAGGATTATTGACTGCTCTCCCCAAGATCCTCCTTTTTACCAAGGCTATGCTGAGGAGATTCGTCATCAGTATTCGGTGGCGATACCGGCAAAAGCCGGAGAAGCTATTCTGTTTGAAGACAGTTTGCTCCACTGGTCTCCACAAAATTTGACAGATTCACCCCGCTATGCGATTCACTGTACCTGTATTCCCAGGGAAGCAACAGCCGTTTATATTTATCTTAATCCAGGGGATTCTAAATTTGAAATCTATGAAGTCACCGATCAGTTTTTTATTGAACGCACACCTTCAACCGAGCATGATAACCTGAAACTGCTGGCAATTTTGCCTAATAAAAATCCTTCCTACACCTTTGAGGAGTTTAAAGAGAGAATGGAAAATTGTAATACAATTAGGAAATCGATGTTTTGTTGA